Proteins encoded by one window of Brachyhypopomus gauderio isolate BG-103 unplaced genomic scaffold, BGAUD_0.2 sc122, whole genome shotgun sequence:
- the LOC143498892 gene encoding uncharacterized protein LOC143498892 isoform X1, with translation MRVSHAQCVRVCNLGAANCVCKRVDISAYKNSTSNMRKHDAISLLTPAALKPASSEGGVLPSSAMRGASTAVGAAPRSIDHTTATPGCRIRCIHPQGGLQMLACGQLQTFIILKWIMKHRPEMPTMDPLAGRYKAADLICPEDRVDLQNLCFSYTAG, from the exons atgcgtgtgtctcacgctcaatgcgtgagagtttgcaaccttggcgctgccaattgtgtctgcaaacgtgtggacatttcagcctacaagaactcaacatcaaatatgaggaaacacgatgcgataagtttgct GACCCCTGCTGCATTGAAACCTGCCAGCTCAGAAGGGGGAGTGTTGCCCTCTTCAGCCATGCGGGGGGCATCTACGGCCGTTGGTGCTGCCCCACGAAGCATCGACCACACCACCGCCACTCCTGGCTGCCGGATAAGGTGCATCCACCCACAAGGTGGTCTCCAGATGCTTGCCTGTGGCCAAC TTCAGACCTTCATCATTCTTAAGTGGATAATGAAGCACAGACCGGAAATGCCAACAATG GATCCTCTCGCCGGCAGGTATAAGGCAGCAGATCTGATCTGTCCTGAAGACAGAGTGGATTTACAAAACCTTTGCTTCAGCTACACTGCAGGCTAG